A genomic window from Lycium barbarum isolate Lr01 chromosome 4, ASM1917538v2, whole genome shotgun sequence includes:
- the LOC132637393 gene encoding 3-hydroxyisobutyryl-CoA hydrolase 1-like, whose translation MAQTFSNNGRTNEVLVEERASVRTFILNRPKQLNALSYQMIFWLLELFHASEGDSNVKMIIFKGNGTAFCAGGDATSVVRNIRQSNWKWGADYIREECTLNYVMATYSKSQVSILDEIVMGGGLGVSVHGTFRVAIEKSVCAMPETTLGLFPDAGASYFYSRLPGFFGEYAGLTGARLDGAEMLACGLATHFVHSERLPFLEQALIKVNTSDPDVISAIISRFSNISKLKAESPYHKMKIIDHCFSRRTIEEIISRAILIDKDRNPKWEPSRPELITDDDVDRYFSKIDDEDWQDLKLPPRSNLPPYAIAKL comes from the coding sequence ATGGCTCAAACATTTTCTAACAATGGCAGAACCAATGAGGTTTTGGTGGAGGAGAGAGCAAGTGTTCGaacattcatattaaataggcctaAGCAGTTGAATGCACTTTCTTATCAAATGATATTTTGGCTGTTGGAACTTTTCCATGCAAGTGAAGGAGATTCAAATGTGAAGATGATAATATTTAAGGGAAATGGAACGGCTTTCTGTGCTGGTGGTGATGCTACATCTGTCGTTCGTAATATTCGCCAGAGTAACTGGAAATGGGGTGCTGATTATATCCGCGAAGAGTGCACTCTTAACTATGTGATGGCAACATATAGTAAATCCCAGGTTTCCATCCTTGATGAAATTGTGATGGGAGGTGGACTTGGTGTCTCTGTACATGGTACATTTCGAGTTGCAATAGAGAAGTCGGTTTGTGCTATGCCTGAAACAACTTTGGGACTCTTTCCTGATGCAGGTGCTTCTTACTTTTATTCTAGGCTTCCAGGATTCTTCGGGGAATATGCTGGTCTTACTGGTGCTAGGTTAGATGGTGCTGAAATGCTTGCTTGTGGTCTAGCAACTCATTTTGTACACTCAGAGAGATTGCCATTTTTAGAACAAGCACTAATTAAAGTCAATACGAGTGATCCAGATGTTATTTCTGCCATCATTAGTCGGTTCTCTAACATATCAAAGCTGAAAGCAGAAAGTCCTTATCACAAGATGAAGATTATTGATCACTGCTTCTCTCGGAGAACAATCGAAGAAATCATATCGAGAGCCATACTCATCGACAAGGATAGAAATCCTAAGTGGGAGCCCTCCAGACCGGAACTAATTACAGATGATGATGTTGATCGttacttctccaagatagatgaTGAAGATTGGCAAGACCTAAAGCTGCCTCCAAGATCAAACTTGCCTCCATATGCAATTGCCAAACTTTAA